A genome region from Nocardia sp. NBC_00565 includes the following:
- the mqo gene encoding malate dehydrogenase (quinone), which yields MTEKTDVVLIGAGIMSATLGALLRQLQPDWSISLFERLDAAAAESSDPWNNAGTGHSALCELNYSPQNPDGSVDISKAIDINERFQVSRQFWSYGVENGILDDPSAFINPIPHVSFVHGADNVDYLRKRYEALSRHPLFEGMEYIDAPDEFARRLPLMARGRDFSDPIALNWTDYGTDIDFGSLTSELLAYLGRSGADLAFGHEVRNLTKQADGSWLVQVRNLRTRRTRTLISKFVFVGAGGGALPLLQKSGIKEANGFGGFPVSGQFFRCTNPALIQQHQAKVYGKAAVGAPPMSVPHLDTRVIKGRPGLLFGPYAGWTPKFLKDGKLTDLFKSVKPNNLFSLLGVGVTELGLTKYLVSELLKSQAGKVETLSEFIPRADGHDWELITAGQRVQVIRRKGAGGVLEFGTAVIAAEDGTIAGLLGASPGASTGVSAMIDVLARCFPREYADWTPKLKEMVPSLGVKLSENQALFREVWDWSTKTLNLNGVSDNTSEHVAVAPTA from the coding sequence ATGACTGAAAAGACCGATGTAGTACTCATCGGTGCCGGGATCATGAGTGCCACCCTCGGCGCACTGCTTCGGCAGCTGCAGCCGGATTGGTCGATCTCCCTGTTCGAGCGGCTCGACGCCGCCGCCGCCGAGAGCAGCGATCCGTGGAACAACGCGGGTACCGGACATTCGGCGCTATGCGAACTGAACTACAGCCCGCAGAATCCGGACGGCTCGGTCGATATCAGCAAGGCCATCGACATCAACGAGCGCTTCCAGGTGTCGCGCCAGTTCTGGTCCTACGGCGTGGAGAACGGCATCCTCGATGACCCGTCCGCGTTCATCAACCCGATCCCGCACGTCAGCTTTGTGCACGGTGCGGACAACGTGGACTACCTGCGCAAGCGCTACGAGGCGCTGTCACGGCATCCGCTGTTCGAGGGCATGGAGTACATCGACGCACCCGATGAGTTCGCGCGGCGACTACCGCTGATGGCGCGCGGTCGCGACTTCTCCGATCCGATCGCGTTGAACTGGACCGACTACGGCACCGATATCGACTTCGGTTCGCTCACCAGCGAATTGCTGGCCTACCTCGGTCGCTCGGGTGCGGATCTGGCGTTCGGCCACGAGGTGCGCAACCTGACCAAGCAGGCCGACGGCTCCTGGCTGGTGCAGGTGCGCAATCTGCGTACGCGCCGAACCCGCACGCTCATCAGCAAATTCGTCTTCGTCGGCGCGGGTGGCGGTGCGTTGCCGCTGCTGCAGAAGTCCGGCATCAAGGAGGCCAACGGCTTCGGTGGGTTCCCGGTCAGCGGTCAGTTCTTCCGCTGCACCAATCCCGCGCTGATCCAGCAGCACCAGGCCAAGGTGTACGGCAAGGCCGCCGTCGGCGCGCCGCCGATGTCGGTGCCGCACTTGGACACTCGCGTGATCAAGGGGCGGCCCGGGCTGCTGTTCGGCCCGTACGCCGGGTGGACGCCGAAGTTCCTGAAGGACGGGAAGCTGACCGACCTGTTCAAGTCGGTCAAGCCGAACAACCTCTTCTCGCTGCTCGGTGTCGGCGTGACGGAACTCGGTCTGACCAAGTACCTGGTCAGTGAGCTGCTCAAGTCCCAGGCGGGCAAGGTGGAAACCCTCTCGGAGTTCATTCCGCGCGCGGACGGCCACGACTGGGAGCTGATCACCGCGGGCCAGCGCGTGCAGGTGATCCGGCGCAAGGGCGCGGGCGGTGTACTCGAGTTCGGCACCGCGGTCATCGCCGCCGAGGATGGCACCATCGCCGGTCTGCTCGGTGCGTCGCCGGGCGCGTCGACCGGTGTGAGCGCCATGATCGACGTGCTGGCGCGCTGCTTCCCGCGCGAGTACGCGGACTGGACGCCGAAGCTGAAGGAAATGGTGCCCTCGCTGGGCGTGAAGCTCTCGGAGAACCAGGCGCTGTTCCGGGAAGTCTGGGATTGGTCGACCAAAACCCTGAACCTGAACGGCGTGTCGGACAACACGTCTGAGCACGTAGCGGTCGCGCCGACCGCGTAA
- a CDS encoding alpha/beta hydrolase encodes MNESPLSVSDITAPAVERWQPDVLGAGYEQRTLPLGPDPDGEGDAVATLVRYTPDTAAATEPAVLYVHGFTDYFFQQHLAEHFASRGHRFYALDLRKCGRSLRDGQTPHYVTDLALYDAELNESLRIVHEEAGEHVLLVAHSTGGLIVPLWLDRLNKAKGTAASGITGLVLNSPWFDLQGPSYYRTVGTPVIKALGRFRSMFELPGGKISSYGDSLHHSAAGEWDYNLDWKPLEGFPVKFGWLRAIRTGHAKLQSGLSVGVPALILRSRITKFARQYGPAVDVADAVLDVRQIQRWSGCLGDRTNIVPIDGARHDVFLSSAEPLAKAFAELDSWLDWLGVFRKKSPETGA; translated from the coding sequence ATGAACGAAAGCCCGCTCAGCGTGTCCGATATCACGGCCCCCGCAGTCGAGCGCTGGCAGCCGGATGTCCTCGGCGCGGGCTATGAGCAGCGGACCTTGCCACTGGGCCCGGATCCCGACGGCGAGGGCGATGCGGTGGCGACCCTGGTTCGCTACACCCCGGATACCGCCGCCGCGACCGAGCCCGCCGTGCTGTACGTGCACGGGTTCACCGACTACTTCTTCCAGCAGCATCTCGCCGAACACTTCGCGAGCCGCGGACATCGCTTCTACGCACTCGATCTGCGTAAGTGCGGACGCTCCCTGCGCGACGGCCAGACACCGCACTACGTGACCGATCTGGCGCTCTACGACGCCGAACTGAACGAATCGCTGCGTATCGTCCACGAAGAGGCGGGCGAGCACGTGCTGCTGGTCGCGCATTCGACCGGTGGGCTGATCGTGCCGCTCTGGCTGGACCGGCTCAACAAGGCGAAGGGCACCGCCGCGTCGGGCATCACCGGCCTCGTGCTCAACAGCCCCTGGTTCGACCTGCAGGGCCCGTCGTACTATCGGACCGTCGGCACCCCGGTGATCAAGGCGCTCGGCCGCTTCCGGTCGATGTTCGAGCTACCCGGCGGGAAGATCAGCTCCTACGGTGACAGCCTGCACCACAGCGCGGCGGGCGAATGGGACTACAACCTGGACTGGAAGCCCCTGGAGGGATTCCCGGTCAAATTCGGCTGGCTGCGCGCGATCCGCACCGGGCACGCGAAACTGCAGTCCGGTCTGTCGGTCGGCGTGCCCGCGCTGATCCTGCGTTCGCGCATCACGAAGTTCGCGCGCCAGTACGGTCCGGCCGTCGACGTGGCCGACGCGGTGCTCGATGTCAGGCAGATTCAGCGCTGGTCGGGCTGCCTGGGCGATCGGACCAATATCGTGCCGATCGACGGCGCGCGCCACGATGTCTTCCTGTCCTCGGCCGAACCGCTGGCCAAAGCCTTCGCCGAACTCGACAGCTGGCTGGACTGGCTGGGGGTGTTCCGTAAGAAGTCACCAGAGACTGGTGCGTAG
- a CDS encoding alpha/beta hydrolase — MKSRRITVGDRAWTVRVDGPESRHSVLLLPDAGDPVDVYDQVCARLHTSDLRTIAVESVADLDPAGVHAILDELGVPWVNVAGRGAGAELAWQVCAGGFGRFISLVVADRGHPAVPAADGTVVDPSCRPVEVAATVLVTKNLARSVADASGRFVYGEFRVVQIDVDNVATEADHELATEIVLRTSLW, encoded by the coding sequence ATGAAATCTCGGCGGATCACGGTCGGTGACCGGGCTTGGACCGTGCGGGTCGACGGCCCGGAATCTCGGCACAGCGTGCTGCTGTTGCCCGACGCCGGTGATCCGGTCGACGTCTACGACCAGGTATGTGCGCGACTGCACACTTCGGACCTGCGCACCATAGCGGTGGAATCGGTAGCGGACCTGGATCCGGCGGGCGTGCACGCCATCCTCGACGAGCTCGGCGTCCCGTGGGTGAACGTCGCCGGGCGCGGGGCGGGCGCGGAGCTGGCCTGGCAGGTCTGCGCGGGCGGTTTCGGACGCTTCATCAGCCTTGTGGTCGCCGATCGTGGACATCCGGCGGTTCCGGCCGCCGACGGCACGGTTGTGGACCCCAGCTGCCGGCCGGTGGAGGTCGCCGCGACGGTGTTGGTCACCAAGAACCTGGCGCGCTCGGTGGCCGACGCCTCCGGCCGCTTCGTCTACGGCGAATTCCGCGTCGTGCAGATCGACGTCGACAATGTGGCGACCGAGGCCGACCACGAACTGGCCACCGAGATCGTGCTACGCACCAGTCTCTGGTGA
- a CDS encoding cobyric acid synthase, which yields MAGALLVAGTTSDAGKSVVVAGLCRMLARRGVRVAPFKAQNMSNNSVVTLDGGEIGRAQALQAQACGLEPSVRFNPVLLKPGSDRRSQLVVRGKAIGTVGARDYFRHRRDLREIVAAELDSLRTEFDVVICEGAGSPAEINLRATDLANMGLARAARLPVLVVGDIDRGGVLAHLFGTVAVLEPEDQQLISGFVVNKFRGDVELLRPGLDQLTELTGRPTLGVIPYAEDLWIDAEDSLGTVADAPVGRPRPPIGDTWLTVAAIRLPRISNSTDVEALACEPGVAVRWVSDPSRLTDADLVVLPGSKATVSDLEWLRRTGIADALRTRAAAGRPILGICGGYQMLGTRIIDRVESAAGTVDGLGLLDLEIEFADPKVLRRSIGSGNGIPLHGYEIHHGRVVGNGDPAWFELNGSPEGSARAAIWGTHLHGLLESDEFRRRWLREVAERAGRHGFVVADDISVSEIRSSQLDLLADLIENHLDIKGIERLLTDGAPSDLPAIVSGLGIGSTPLG from the coding sequence TTGGCGGGTGCGCTACTCGTCGCAGGCACCACCTCCGACGCGGGGAAAAGCGTTGTGGTGGCGGGTCTTTGCCGGATGCTGGCGCGGCGGGGCGTGCGAGTCGCGCCGTTCAAGGCGCAGAACATGTCCAACAATTCGGTCGTCACGCTCGACGGTGGTGAGATCGGTCGGGCGCAGGCGCTGCAGGCCCAGGCATGCGGGCTGGAACCGAGTGTGCGGTTCAACCCGGTCCTGCTCAAACCCGGCAGCGACCGACGCTCGCAACTCGTGGTGCGCGGCAAAGCCATCGGTACCGTCGGGGCGCGTGACTACTTCCGGCATCGGCGGGATCTGCGCGAAATCGTTGCCGCTGAACTGGATTCATTGCGCACCGAATTCGATGTGGTGATCTGTGAGGGCGCGGGTTCGCCCGCCGAGATCAACCTGCGCGCCACCGATCTGGCGAATATGGGTCTGGCGCGGGCAGCGCGACTGCCGGTGCTGGTGGTCGGCGATATCGACCGCGGCGGCGTGCTCGCGCATCTGTTCGGCACCGTGGCCGTACTGGAACCCGAAGACCAGCAACTGATCTCCGGTTTCGTGGTCAACAAGTTCCGCGGCGATGTCGAACTGCTGCGCCCCGGACTCGATCAACTGACCGAGCTGACCGGCCGCCCCACGCTCGGCGTGATCCCCTATGCCGAGGACCTGTGGATCGACGCGGAGGACTCCCTCGGCACCGTCGCCGACGCCCCGGTCGGGCGCCCCCGCCCGCCGATCGGCGATACATGGCTCACCGTCGCCGCGATCCGCCTGCCGCGCATCTCCAACTCCACCGATGTCGAAGCCCTGGCGTGCGAGCCGGGTGTCGCGGTGCGCTGGGTCAGCGACCCGTCCCGGCTGACCGACGCCGACCTGGTCGTGCTGCCGGGCAGCAAGGCGACCGTATCCGATCTGGAGTGGTTGCGGCGCACCGGAATCGCCGACGCGCTGCGGACCCGGGCCGCCGCGGGCCGCCCGATCCTCGGCATCTGCGGCGGATATCAGATGCTCGGCACACGAATCATCGACCGCGTCGAGTCCGCCGCGGGAACCGTCGATGGATTGGGCCTGCTCGACCTGGAGATCGAATTCGCTGACCCGAAGGTCCTGCGTCGCAGCATCGGCAGCGGTAACGGAATCCCCCTGCACGGCTACGAGATCCACCACGGCCGCGTCGTTGGCAACGGTGATCCGGCCTGGTTCGAGCTGAACGGGTCACCAGAGGGCAGCGCCCGCGCCGCGATCTGGGGTACGCATCTGCACGGCCTGCTGGAATCGGATGAGTTCCGTCGCCGCTGGCTACGCGAGGTCGCCGAACGCGCCGGGCGTCACGGTTTCGTTGTCGCCGACGATATTTCGGTCTCGGAGATCCGCTCGTCCCAACTCGACCTACTCGCCGACCTGATCGAGAACCACCTCGATATCAAGGGGATCGAGCGTTTGCTCACTGACGGCGCACCATCGGACCTGCCTGCCATCGTCTCCGGCCTCGGAATCGGCAGCACGCCGCTCGGATAG
- the map gene encoding type I methionyl aminopeptidase: protein MSVRTRQPLAPGTLSPTREVPRSIERPEYAWKKTVNEGREPWVQTAETIEKMRIAGKIAAQALDEAGRAVAPGVTTDELDRIAHEYMCDHGAYPSTLGYKGFPKSCCTSLNEVICHGIPDSTVIQDGDIVNIDVTAYIDGVHGDTNKTFLAGEVDEEVRLLVERTHEATMRAIKAVRPGRALNVIGRVIESYANRFGYGVVRDFTGHGVGPTFHSGLVILHYDQPAIESVIEPGMTFTIEPMINLGGIDYEIWDDGWTVVTKDRKWTAQFEHTLVVTDTGAEILTLP from the coding sequence ATGTCAGTGCGTACCCGTCAGCCGCTTGCTCCCGGCACACTCTCGCCCACCCGTGAGGTTCCGCGCTCGATCGAGCGTCCGGAATATGCGTGGAAGAAGACGGTGAACGAGGGGCGCGAGCCCTGGGTGCAGACCGCCGAGACGATCGAGAAGATGCGGATCGCGGGCAAGATCGCGGCGCAGGCACTCGACGAGGCGGGCCGGGCGGTGGCGCCGGGCGTGACCACCGACGAGCTGGACCGGATCGCGCACGAGTACATGTGCGACCACGGCGCGTATCCGTCGACCCTGGGCTACAAGGGATTTCCGAAATCGTGCTGCACCTCGCTGAACGAGGTGATCTGCCACGGAATTCCGGACTCGACGGTGATCCAGGACGGTGACATCGTCAATATCGACGTCACCGCCTACATCGATGGCGTGCACGGCGACACCAACAAGACCTTCCTGGCCGGCGAGGTCGACGAGGAGGTGCGGCTGCTGGTCGAGCGGACGCACGAGGCGACCATGCGGGCGATCAAGGCGGTGCGGCCGGGTCGGGCGCTCAATGTGATCGGGCGCGTGATCGAGTCCTATGCCAACCGATTCGGCTACGGCGTGGTGCGCGATTTCACCGGGCACGGCGTCGGCCCCACCTTCCACAGCGGCCTGGTCATCCTGCACTACGACCAGCCCGCCATCGAGTCGGTGATCGAGCCGGGCATGACCTTCACCATCGAACCGATGATCAACCTCGGCGGCATCGACTACGAGATCTGGGACGACGGCTGGACCGTGGTCACCAAGGACCGCAAGTGGACCGCGCAGTTCGAACACACGCTGGTCGTCACGGACACCGGCGCGGAAATCCTGACCCTGCCGTGA
- a CDS encoding MSMEG_0565 family glycosyltransferase yields MRIALLSYSTKPRGGVVHTLNLAEALAGAGAEVTVWTLGRGGDSAFFRPVDPRVHVEVVPFEANASETVGQRIIRSIEVLRKAFAPGHYDIVHAQDCISANAVGHCIRTIHHLDQFTTPELAACHERAIVRPYARICVSAAVAEEVRAGWGFEPTVIPNGVEYERFAAAAGPGAIQSARRADWRERFGPYVLAVGGIEPRKGSLDLLEAFAVFARDAPAQQLVIAGGETLFDYREYRAGFDARATELGIEPVVLGTVEHTELPALVAAASVLPFLSTKEGFGLAAMEALAAGTPVVARDLPVLREVFADAVEFASTPETMAEAMTSAIMPDTARRARGKALAAEYSWDTAASAHLDFYLSALADAMPPFAH; encoded by the coding sequence ATGCGCATCGCGCTGCTCAGCTACTCCACCAAGCCACGCGGCGGGGTGGTGCACACCTTGAATCTCGCCGAGGCGCTGGCCGGGGCGGGCGCGGAGGTGACCGTGTGGACGCTGGGACGCGGTGGCGACAGCGCGTTCTTCCGGCCGGTCGACCCGCGCGTACACGTCGAGGTGGTGCCCTTCGAGGCGAACGCCTCGGAAACGGTGGGACAGCGCATCATCCGTTCGATCGAGGTCCTGCGGAAGGCATTCGCGCCCGGCCACTACGACATCGTGCATGCGCAGGACTGCATCAGCGCCAACGCTGTCGGGCACTGCATCCGCACCATCCACCATCTCGACCAGTTCACCACCCCCGAGCTCGCGGCCTGCCACGAGCGGGCGATCGTGCGGCCGTATGCCCGGATCTGCGTATCGGCCGCCGTCGCCGAGGAGGTCAGGGCCGGATGGGGTTTCGAGCCGACGGTCATTCCGAACGGTGTCGAATACGAACGATTCGCGGCGGCCGCCGGACCGGGAGCGATCCAGTCCGCGCGGCGCGCGGACTGGCGGGAGCGGTTCGGCCCGTATGTGCTCGCGGTCGGCGGCATCGAACCACGCAAGGGAAGCCTCGACCTACTGGAGGCATTCGCGGTATTCGCACGAGACGCGCCCGCGCAACAGTTGGTGATCGCGGGCGGAGAAACCTTGTTCGATTATCGAGAATACCGGGCCGGATTCGACGCTCGAGCGACCGAACTCGGCATCGAGCCGGTCGTGCTCGGCACTGTCGAGCACACCGAACTACCCGCGCTGGTCGCCGCCGCGTCGGTGCTGCCGTTCCTGTCCACCAAGGAAGGATTCGGTCTGGCGGCCATGGAGGCCCTGGCCGCCGGAACACCCGTCGTCGCCCGTGATCTCCCGGTGCTTCGTGAGGTCTTCGCGGATGCGGTCGAGTTCGCCTCGACCCCGGAAACAATGGCCGAGGCGATGACATCGGCAATCATGCCCGATACTGCCCGGCGCGCCCGCGGGAAGGCGCTCGCAGCCGAATATAGCTGGGACACAGCGGCATCGGCCCATCTCGACTTCTATCTTTCGGCACTGGCGGATGCTATGCCGCCGTTCGCGCACTAA
- a CDS encoding carbon-nitrogen hydrolase family protein, producing MGTTRIAALAGHFGRDIGRALEKLGGIFERLGQDGVDLLVLPDATLGGYIGDLRNPTVGPLPEPIDPSGPELRLLCSMAGPMTVCIGYAEKDGERRYNAASCLTGDGVLGHHRKVHQPAGEHLAYAAGDTFTAFDTPVGRLGMLIDYDKTFPESARTLALDGAQIIGALSAWPASVTDRASRMPNDRQARLFDLYDMARAAENQVVLASSNQTGVTGSLRFLGQAKVVGPGGDILAKTWSKGGLAVADVDVEREVERARRTLRHLDERRVDTYHNLLREKGTR from the coding sequence ATGGGAACCACACGAATTGCCGCGCTGGCCGGGCACTTCGGCCGCGATATCGGCCGCGCGCTGGAGAAGCTCGGGGGGATTTTCGAGCGGCTCGGCCAGGACGGGGTCGACCTGCTGGTGCTGCCCGACGCCACCCTCGGCGGCTATATCGGCGATCTGCGCAACCCGACGGTGGGGCCGCTGCCCGAGCCGATCGATCCCAGCGGGCCGGAGTTGCGACTGCTGTGCTCGATGGCAGGCCCGATGACGGTGTGCATCGGATACGCCGAGAAGGACGGCGAGCGACGCTACAACGCGGCAAGCTGTCTCACCGGCGATGGCGTCCTCGGACACCACCGCAAGGTGCATCAGCCCGCGGGCGAACACCTCGCGTATGCGGCGGGGGACACCTTCACCGCGTTCGACACTCCGGTCGGTCGGCTGGGCATGCTGATCGACTACGACAAGACCTTCCCCGAATCGGCCCGCACCCTCGCCCTCGACGGCGCCCAGATCATCGGCGCGCTATCGGCCTGGCCGGCCAGCGTCACCGACCGAGCCTCGCGGATGCCCAACGACCGGCAGGCGCGGCTGTTCGACCTCTACGACATGGCCCGCGCCGCCGAAAACCAGGTGGTGCTCGCCTCGTCGAACCAAACCGGTGTCACCGGCTCGCTGCGCTTCCTGGGCCAGGCGAAGGTGGTCGGCCCCGGCGGCGACATCCTGGCCAAGACCTGGTCCAAGGGTGGGCTGGCGGTGGCCGACGTCGACGTCGAGCGGGAGGTGGAGCGGGCTCGCCGGACCCTGCGGCATCTCGACGAACGACGCGTCGACACGTACCATAATCTGTTGCGCGAGAAGGGAACTCGCTGA
- a CDS encoding MSMEG_0569 family flavin-dependent oxidoreductase, protein MPELIEVVVIGAGQAGLSISWHLTRRGIDHVVLERDTIAHEWLDSRWDNFTLVTPNWQCVLPGYHYDGPDPDGFMKRDEVYGFVRGYADVFNAPVREGVSVTSVRQAADRGYDIDTTDGPLHASQVVVAAGGYQEPIVPRYAEKLPPSITQLHSCEYRSSTDLPEGEVLVVGTGQSGAQIAEDLHLDGRKVHLVAGDAPRVARFYRGRDCVAWLQNMGHYDLPIENQPGGLGKRENTNHYVTGRDGGRDIDLRQFALEGMLLYGRLLDFDGAALRFAPTLEKSLDSADAVAESIKDSIDAYIAREGIDAPQEPRYVPVWRPEREVTTLDLADTGITSVVWSVGFRTDYRWLRVGVFDGAGHPCHNRGVTTAPGLFFLGLPWLHTWGSGRFAAVARDAEFLADEIALRVQESAAASDCLQVARNSTA, encoded by the coding sequence ATGCCTGAGCTGATCGAGGTCGTAGTGATCGGCGCGGGGCAGGCCGGTTTGTCTATCAGCTGGCATCTGACCCGCCGTGGCATCGACCACGTCGTGCTCGAACGCGACACCATCGCCCACGAATGGCTCGACAGCCGCTGGGACAACTTCACGCTGGTGACACCGAACTGGCAGTGCGTGCTACCCGGATACCACTACGACGGCCCCGACCCGGACGGGTTCATGAAGCGTGACGAGGTGTACGGGTTCGTCCGCGGCTACGCCGATGTGTTCAACGCGCCGGTCCGGGAGGGGGTGTCGGTCACCTCCGTTCGGCAGGCCGCGGACAGGGGATACGACATCGACACGACCGACGGCCCGCTGCACGCGAGCCAGGTCGTCGTGGCGGCCGGGGGCTACCAGGAACCGATCGTGCCGCGGTACGCGGAGAAGCTGCCGCCATCGATTACGCAGCTGCATTCGTGCGAATACCGCAGTAGCACAGACCTTCCCGAGGGGGAGGTGCTGGTGGTCGGTACCGGCCAGTCCGGCGCGCAGATCGCCGAGGATCTGCACCTGGATGGCCGCAAGGTGCACTTGGTCGCGGGAGACGCACCACGCGTGGCGCGGTTCTATCGGGGCCGTGACTGCGTGGCCTGGCTGCAGAACATGGGTCACTACGACCTGCCGATCGAGAACCAGCCGGGCGGGCTCGGGAAGCGCGAGAACACCAACCACTATGTGACCGGTCGCGACGGCGGCCGCGATATCGACCTGCGCCAGTTCGCGCTGGAAGGCATGTTGCTGTACGGCAGGCTGCTCGACTTCGACGGTGCGGCCTTGCGGTTCGCGCCCACGCTGGAGAAATCACTGGACTCCGCCGACGCCGTCGCCGAGAGCATCAAGGACTCGATCGATGCCTACATCGCGCGCGAAGGTATAGACGCGCCGCAGGAACCGCGCTATGTCCCGGTGTGGCGACCAGAACGGGAGGTCACCACGCTGGATCTCGCCGACACTGGCATCACCTCGGTGGTGTGGTCGGTCGGGTTCCGCACCGACTATCGCTGGCTGCGCGTCGGGGTTTTCGACGGTGCGGGGCATCCGTGCCACAACCGCGGCGTCACCACCGCGCCGGGCCTGTTCTTCCTCGGCCTGCCATGGCTGCACACCTGGGGTTCGGGCCGATTCGCGGCCGTCGCCCGGGACGCGGAGTTCCTCGCCGACGAAATCGCGTTGCGCGTCCAGGAATCGGCGGCCGCCAGCGACTGCTTGCAGGTCGCTCGAAACAGCACCGCGTAG
- a CDS encoding carbon-nitrogen hydrolase family protein, producing MNLTISVAAAEFGRDMEEGYRTIARLIEEARARGSRLLVLPEACLGGYLPSLGGGGESEEAKQRRLRSLPPALTLDGPELGRVIDMAGELVITLGFCEADGDTRYNAAVTLSGDGILGSYRKVHQPLGENLCYAAGSEYRAFDTPVGRMGMQICYDKAFPEAARALALDGAEIITSLSAWPTARTQTVPNLADDRWKLRFDIFDQARAVENQLVWVASNQAGTFGSLRFVCSAKIVGPGGDVLATTGVEPGLATATVDLAEVLGLARGGGMYNLRDRRPDLYHSVIREYGVVGQPAAASELESAHA from the coding sequence ATGAACCTCACGATCTCCGTGGCCGCCGCAGAGTTCGGCCGCGATATGGAAGAGGGCTACCGGACAATCGCCCGCCTCATCGAGGAGGCCCGCGCCCGCGGCAGCCGCCTGCTGGTGCTGCCCGAGGCCTGCCTCGGCGGCTATCTGCCCAGCCTGGGCGGTGGCGGCGAATCCGAAGAGGCCAAGCAGCGCAGGCTACGTTCGCTACCGCCCGCGCTGACGCTCGACGGCCCGGAGCTGGGCCGCGTAATCGACATGGCGGGGGAGCTCGTGATCACCCTCGGCTTCTGCGAGGCCGACGGGGACACCCGCTACAACGCGGCGGTCACGCTCTCCGGTGACGGAATACTCGGCTCCTACCGCAAGGTTCATCAGCCGCTCGGTGAAAACCTCTGCTACGCGGCCGGATCCGAATACCGGGCGTTCGATACGCCGGTCGGCCGGATGGGTATGCAGATCTGCTACGACAAGGCGTTCCCGGAGGCCGCGCGGGCGCTGGCGCTGGATGGCGCCGAGATCATCACCTCGCTGTCGGCCTGGCCGACCGCCCGGACCCAGACCGTGCCGAATCTGGCAGACGATCGGTGGAAGCTGCGCTTCGACATCTTCGACCAGGCCCGCGCGGTGGAGAACCAGCTGGTGTGGGTGGCCTCCAACCAGGCAGGCACCTTCGGATCGCTGCGGTTCGTGTGCAGCGCCAAGATCGTCGGGCCCGGTGGCGATGTGCTCGCCACCACCGGTGTCGAGCCGGGGCTGGCCACCGCGACGGTCGACCTCGCCGAGGTGTTAGGGCTGGCACGTGGCGGCGGCATGTACAACCTGCGTGACCGTCGTCCCGACCTGTACCACAGCGTGATTCGCGAATACGGCGTCGTCGGACAGCCGGCGGCCGCATCGGAACTGGAGTCGGCTCATGCCTGA